DNA sequence from the Hyalangium ruber genome:
CGAGCGCTGGGAGAACATGACGGGCGATGAGCGGGTGCGCCACTGCGCGAGCTGCAAGCTCAACGTCTACAACGTGCGCGAGCTCAACAAGGCCGAAGTCGAAGAGTTGGTGACGCGCGCCTCCGGTCGGGTGTGCATGCGGCTCTACCGCCGCTGGGACGGCACGGTGCTCACAAAAGACTGCCCGGTGGGCGTCAGCCGCGCCCGGGTGCGCCTGGCCTCGGCGCTGCTCACCGCGGCGGCCTTCGTGGGGGTCCTCCTCCTGCCGCTGCTGCGCCTGGGCTCGCGAGGCTCCTCGGAGCCGCCCCCTACGTTCCAGGAGCGCTTCGACCAGGTGAAGGAAGAGGCCTATGAGTGGCCTGTCTTCGGGACCATCTTGGAGGAGATCTCTCCCCGCCCCCGCGCCATCATGGGCGCCATGATTCGACTCCCCTCGGGGGGCAGCGGCCATCCCTGAGAAGCCCGCGTGGGGGAGAAGCGAGCAGGCTTGCTGCCACGAGCCGCGCTCCCGGGGTGGTAGGCTACGGTCTCTGCCCTGAACCCGCGCTCCGAGATGACCACCGCCAGCCCGCAGGCGACACCTCCCCCTCCCGCTGAGCCTCCCGTCGTGTTCACCCCCGCGCCCCAGGGGCCGGGGCGCCGCAGCCGCCGCCGCGACTGGGTACGTGGGCTGAGCCGAGCCACCGCCGCACTGCTGGTGCTCTTCGAGTTCACCGTGCGCGGCCAAGCACACCCCTGGCGGGAGCTGGTAGCGATGCTCCTGGCCGCGAGCGTGGTGGCGGCGTTCGGCGGCGAGCTGGTGCGCGATACCTGGGCCTTCCGCCTGCGCCTGTGGCGCCACCGCTGGCCGGACCTGCTCTTCGCGGTGCCTGTCGTGCTCTCTCTGGGCACGGGCAACCCCCGGGGCGCGGCGGCGCTGGTAGTCCTGCGGCTGCTCGCGCGCGAGATCATTGATGCGGTGGCCTGGCGCCCCGCGAGGCCGATGCTGGAGGCGCTCCAGCGCCGTCCCCTGACGATGCTGGTGCTCTCGGTCCTCTTCACCGTCCTGATGGGCACGCTGGCGCTGATGTTCCCGGCCGCCACGCGTGACGGCCAGGGCGCGCCCTTCATGGTGGCCCTCTTCACGGCCACCAGCGCCGCGTGCGTGACGGGCCTGACGGTGGTGGACACCGGCAGCTACTTCAGCGGCTTCGGCCACTGGGTCATCCTGAGCCTCGTCCAGGTGGGCGGCCTGGGCATCATGACCATCACCACCACCTTGGCGCTGGCCTTCCGCAGCCAGCTCTCGGCGCGCACGCGCGGGGCGATGCAGGAGATGCTGGACGAGGAGACGGTCCACGGCTTCCAGCGCCTGCTCTATTCCATGATGCTCATCACGGTGACGCTGGAGGCCCTGGGCGCGCTGGCCCTCTACCCCTCGTTCCGGCTGGCTCCGGATGGGCGGGTGCTGGAGGCCTCGGAGCGCGCCTTCTACGCCGCCTTCCACTCGGTGGCAGCCTTCTGCAACGCGGGCTTCGGGCTCTACCCGGACAACATGATGCGCTTCGTGGGCCACCCCACGGTCAACCTCACGCTGATGGCGCTCGTCGTGCTTGGGGGCCTGGGCTTCCCGGTGGTCACCTCGCTGCTGGATTGGAAGCTGTGGCGGTCGCGCGGAGTGCGAGGAGCCTGGCGCTTCCTGCCCGTACACACGCGCGTGGCCCTCATCGCCAGCGCGGGGCTGG
Encoded proteins:
- a CDS encoding TrkH family potassium uptake protein; the encoded protein is MFTPAPQGPGRRSRRRDWVRGLSRATAALLVLFEFTVRGQAHPWRELVAMLLAASVVAAFGGELVRDTWAFRLRLWRHRWPDLLFAVPVVLSLGTGNPRGAAALVVLRLLAREIIDAVAWRPARPMLEALQRRPLTMLVLSVLFTVLMGTLALMFPAATRDGQGAPFMVALFTATSAACVTGLTVVDTGSYFSGFGHWVILSLVQVGGLGIMTITTTLALAFRSQLSARTRGAMQEMLDEETVHGFQRLLYSMMLITVTLEALGALALYPSFRLAPDGRVLEASERAFYAAFHSVAAFCNAGFGLYPDNMMRFVGHPTVNLTLMALVVLGGLGFPVVTSLLDWKLWRSRGVRGAWRFLPVHTRVALIASAGLVVGGAVSWLVLEWNHSLAGLSFGERLLASLFQSVSLRSAGFNSVDIARLGTPMMLISLMLMFIGGSPGGTAGGVKTTTVAVLVFTFRALLRNRSDVELMGRSVPVATVYRACAVTLICVGLLFGLAFLLFAVEPHLPFREVLFEAVSAFGTTGLTTGVTPQLSTAGKLVVCAQMFVGRLGPFTLALAVGLSKGLSSYSFPSTKIVVG